CCAGGCGCGAAGACCCCTCACGCCCTTGGCCGAGATGCCTTCGCAGAAGGCGACGGCATCCTTCGGGTCAAGACCCCTGGCCGCAGCGCCGAGGCCGCCGGCAAGCTGGCTTGTGATCTCGGCGTCGATGTCACGCGGGCGCACCGCCTTGCCCTGCTCGTCGAGGAGCATGACCGTCTCCCGGGCGGTCGACGTAAAGTCCTCCGGCGCTCGGTCAGACCTCTTCACGTCGACCAGACACGCGACGAGCGTATCGCCTGCGGTGAGATCGACTTGTCGCGCAAACCAGACCCAGCTCCAGCCACCGACGGAGTCCTGCCAGGCCTTCCTGCGCACGTCGTAGACCTCTCGGGAGACCACGAGTAGAGAAGCCTCGTTCTCGCGTGCGGCATGGAGTGCGGCCTCGTGCCGTGGGACCTCGTACAGGGGAGTGATCCCGTCCATGTGGTCGGAGTACAGAAGCTGGGTGCCCGGGTTCGGGTCGGGATTGTCGCCGGCGTAGAAACCGGCAGGCGTCTGGACGCCCGGCGGCCAGAAACGGCCGTCTGCCATCTTGATTGACCACAGGGGCTGGATCCCGGCCGGACCGGGAACCGGCACCAGGTTCACCAGGTAGAGCTTGACGGCGTCCTTGTTGAGGACGACCGGCAGCAAATCCTCGGCGATGCCGTCGGCCAGCAGTGGACCCCGCAGGACAAGGGGCTTGGCGGCTGGCGTCGGTGCAGGAGCCGGCGTAGGTGCTGTCTCCGGCTTCAGTGGCGTTGTGGCCGCTGGTGCCGTCTCGGGAGCCGGTGTGGCCCCAGGTGTAGGAGCAGCCGGCGTGGTCGGCTGCCGGGGTTCTGTGAGCGTGCCCGGTGTCTCCGCGGTCGCTGCTGTCGGAACCTCCGGGGCAACCGGCACTCCAGGCTGAGCAGAAGCCGCGGTCGTTCCCGTGGTCGGTGGTGCCGAGAGCGGAGCCGCCAGAGGAGCTTGCCCTGCGCCGGGAGCCGCCTGATTGCTGCGAGGGCCAAGCGGAGTGGCCGGCGGAGCAGCAAGGGCGCCCTCGGTTGCCGATGCCGCAGCCGAAGGCTCACCGGCTCCAGCAGTCGTGTGGGCCGCCTCGGGAAGCTGGCCTGCGGTCCGTGTCAGGGTGTGGGGTCCGCCCTTGACCGGAGAAGCGACCAGGTCCTCGCCCGTTCGAGCCACCACAGCCTGCACCGGACTGACCGGGACCTCCGGGCTTACCCGCAGAAGCTCGGTGGAAGTCGGCGCGGGCTGATAGGTAGCCTCAGACCCGCCGACGAGTGGAGTCGTGGTTGGCAGGCCTGCACGCGGCCCAAGGGGCGTACCTACGGGAGCCACCGGGGCGGTCTGCTCCAGGCCGGAACCCGGGCTCTGGGGCTTCACCTCGGCGGTCTGTAGCGTAGCTGTAGAAGTCGTCGCGGGCGACGGTGCGGTTGCCGAGGAGCCAGTGACTGGAGCGGCAGCCACCGGGGTCGCAGGCGAGACAGGAGCAGGCAGAGCCGCTGAACTGCCGGTCAGGGCGCGTCCGGCCTCCGACTGCGCGGCAGCCGGTGTAGTTGGGGCCGCGGCGGTGACTGGACTGATGACCGGGCTTGTTGGCGCAGGCGAGGCGCCAACCGGAACTGCAGGCGCCACGGAAGCACTGGCGGTCGGTGGCGGGAGAAGGCTCGGCGGCTTTACATCGGTGGCAGCGGCACCGGAACCTGCAGGCGTGGTGCCGGCGACTGCGCCCGTGACTGTCGTGTCCATGGGAGCGCCGACGCCAGGGGTCTTCGCGCCGGTGGTAGGTGTGACCGTCGCACCGACGGGAGCTTCCGTCGTCTCGGGCGCCTGCCCGCCGATTCGGAAGCGAACCCTCGAGTCGGCTCGGCCGTTGACGCTCACGATCACATCATAGGTTCCGATGGGGAAGGGCTCGGCCATACCCAGCATGAAGCGGTCATAGGCGACACGGTTGGGGCCAAGGGTGAGCTGCTTCACAGAGAGCGTTGACCCATGCAGCAGCCAGCGCACCTCCGCCGGAGTACCACGCGGGACCTCCAGCGTGCGGAACCGCAGGATCAGTGACTTTGTGCCGCCAGGAAACCAGGTGCCCGGGCTCACCGCTTCGCCCCGGGGTGTGAGCGCCTGGCAGACTACCGCATCACTGAGGAGGGATGCCTGAGCACTCGCCAGGCCACAGGCAGCCACTAGCAGCCACAGGACGAGCAAGGTTCGGTAGGATGGGCTCATGGGCGTTCCTCTCCAGATTCGTCGCGCTTGCCGGGTGCGGGTGGTCCGGCCTGGTGTATGCCCTGGCATACCGGGCAGTAGTAGGTGCTGCGTTGTGCCTGCACGATCCGCTCGATGATACCCGGGCAGCCCGGCCGGGTGCAGGCTTGACCTTCGCGCCCGTAGACGCGCAGATGATGCTGGAAAGAGCCGACGTCACCTGTCCCCGTGCGGTAGTCGCTGATAGTGGTTCCACGGGCCTCGACGGCCTCAGCGAGCACCGCGTGAGTGGCCTTCAGCAGTGCCCGTACCTGAACCTCAGTCAGCCGGCAACAGGAAAGGCCGGGAGCGATTCGCGCCCGGGCCAGGATCTCGGAGGCGTAGATATTGCCCACGCCCGCCCTGTAGGATTGGTCGAGAAGGAATTGCTTGACCGATATCCTTCGACGCCCCAGGGCTCTCAGCAGTTCCCTGGGCTTGGGTGGGGCCTCCAGCGCGTCCGGTCCGAGACCGGTCAGCGTCGCCGCCTGGGCCTCCATCTCGGTCGGTACGAGCTCAAGCGTCCCCAGCCGCCGCACATCCACGTGAAGCAGCCTCCGGCCATCGCCCAGGACGAGCACGGTCCTCGTGTGCTCCGGTAGATCGGCCTCGGGACCAACCGGGTAGAGCTGGCCGGTCATGCGGAAGTGCACGAGCAGGGAGTACCCGCTCGAGAAGCGCAGGATCAGGGCCTTGCCCTGTCGCCCGATCTCCACGAGCATCGTACCGACCAGAGCCTCCTGAAGTTCCTCTGGGCTCGTGCGCACCAGCATCGCCGGGCAGCGCACCTGCACCTCGGTGACCGTCTGATTCAGCACCAGTCGGCGCAGGTCCTGACGGACCGTCTCGACCTCCGGTAGTTCAGGCATGGATCGGCAGCTATCCTTCGCCGGGAGGAGCGGCTACTGGCCTTCCTTGCGCAATTGCCGGATTCTTCGCCGCAGCTTCGCCTCGACAGACTCCGGGAGGGACTTGAGCTCCAGCGGCGTAGGCGGAGTCGTCGCTGCAGTCTCGGCGCCCGCCGGAAGGCCGCTGGTCGCCTGGGCGAGTCTGCGCGCATACATCTCACCGGGCGGCTTGGGTTCGTAGGGCTCAAGCTGAAGCAGATCGTGCAGGATGCACAAGGCCGCTTCCTTGTCAGGTATCTTGCCGCGGGTGTCGATGTCGGCTCCCTGGGGCTCGAAGTGGGGCAGGGGAGAGCCTACACAGGAGGGACAGCCCTCCTCGCAGCCGCACTCGTGGATCAGCTCCAAGGCCGAGCGCGCCACGTCCTCCACGATCTCATAGGTCTTCTCCGAGAAGCCGACGCCCTCCGGGTAGCGGTCGTAGATGAAGATCGCCGGAGTGCCCAGGTTGCCGGAGTCTACCACGCTGCCCACGTCCGAAGGGTCACACATGACATGCGCGGGCAAGACTCCCGTCATGGCATTGGCGATCCCGAGCAGCCCATCCTCCGGCCGCCGACCGTACTCCCTGACCTTCTGAAGCGCATGGCGTGGTGGGGCCAGCCAGAAGGCGATGGTGTCGAGGGTCAGCGGCGGCAGGTCCAGCGTGCCGAAGCCGATGCTGTCGCTCTCGTAGAACTTGATCTTGCGGAACATGTAGACGAGGTTCGTGACCCTCGCCGGGCCGCTGCCGACCTCGCTGATCCTCCACTCGCGCTTCTGAGGCGGCTCTTCGGGAAGGTCCTGAAGCTGGACCTCGGTGCGGTCGACCGACATCGTGAAGTAGTCCAGTTCACGGCGCCGGACGTAGGCGATGCGCTCGGTCAGGTTTAGCTCGTTGACGAAGTAGGTCTCGCCGTCATGCATGTACACGGCTTCGGTGTGTAGCTGGGTGAAGGCGCCCCACTCGTCGAGCTCGCCGATGACCTTGCCGGTGTCGAGATCCTGGATGACGTAGTTGTGGTCGCTGAAGACCCGCAGGTTCACGTCGCCGGCGGGATACCTGGGGCCTCGCCAGTGCCAGCGCCCCCGGATTTCCTGTACCTCACCCATCTCGAAGAGAAGCTGCATGACGCCGCCGAGTTGGTCGCCGAACAGCTCGGCATCGTCTCCCGTCATCGGCAGTTCCTGAGTGCCGCAGCGCACATGGCCGTAGAGGATGTAGGGGTTCTGCGGGTCTATGATTGCCTGTTCATGGGGCTGCTCGAAGAAGTACCCCGGCTTGCGCATCAGGTACTGGTCGATCGGGTCCTCGCGGGCGATGAGGATGGCCAGGGAGTCAGCTTGCTTGCGTCCGGCTCTACCTGCCTGCTGCCAGGCGCTGGCGATGGTGCCCGGGTAGCCGACCATCACGCAGGCATCCAGGCTGCCGATGTCGATACCGAGCTCCAGGGCATTGGTGGTGGTGACGCCAAGTAGCTCGCCATTGAAGAGACGCTGCTCGATCTCCCGGCGCTCACTGGGCAGGTAACCGCCTCGGTAGGCCCGCACGGTGTCGCGCAAACGGTGGCTACGTTTGTCCAGCTCATCTTGCACATACCGATACAGTATCTCCGCTGTCGTCCGGGCTCGCACGAAGGCGATGACCTGCGCATGGTAGCGCTCGATGAGGTCGCACATCAGGTACTGGGCCTCGACGTTGGCACTGCGGCGGCCAAGCTTGCTCTCGTCCAGATAGGGCGGATTCCACAGCACGAACCTCTTGGCACCCTTGGGCGAGCCGTCCTTGTCGACGAGCGTCATGGGCAGGCCGGTGATCCCGGAGGCATGCTCCGCCGGGTTGCCGATGGTGGCGCTGCAGCAGATGAACTGCGGGTCGGCCCCGTAGTGCCGGCAGATGCGACGGAGTCTGCGGACCACATTGGCCACGTGACTGCCGAAGACGCCGCGGTAGCTGTGAACCTCGTCGATCACCACAAAGCGCAGCGACCCGAAGAAGTGCGCCCAGCGTGGATGGTGAGGGAGGATGCCGCTGTGCAGCATGTCCGGGTTGGTGAGGATGACGTTGGCCTCGTCGCGCAGGAGGCGTCGTGCTTCCTGGGGCGTGTCGCCGTCGTAGGTCCCGGCCTCCAGGGGCAAGTCGGGAGCCAGCGACCGGTAGCGTTTGAGGGTCTTGAGCTGGTCCTGGGCAAGGGCCTTGGTGGGGAACAGGTAGAGCGCCTTGGCCTTGGGTTCTTGCAGCAGCGTCTCGAGCACCGGGATGTTGTAGCAGAGCGTCTTGCCGCTCGCCGTGGAGGTGACGACGACGAGGTGTTCACCCCGGTGTGCTGCCTCGACGGCGTCGACCTGATGGGTGTAGAGTTGCTCGATGTCGTCCTGTGCGAGGACCTGGTGCAGAGCTTCCGGGAGAGGCGAGGATAGCTCGCCGTAGGTCGCTTCCCTCGGGGCCAGGTTCTCGACACGCACAATCTGGCCCTGATAGTGGCGGCTATGCCGGGTAGCGTTGAGGAAGCGAGTGACGTCCAAAATGGGTATGACTCCTGTGGTACAAGCTGGCGGCCGCCGGTAGCGCTACTGCTTCTTGTCCTCCGGCGGCGGGGTTTTGGGTGGAAGGAAGGGCAGTTGCGACGACACATCGGGAGGCTTGGTCTCGTCCAGTCTTGGGTCTCCGCCTCGGGCCTTCTTCTCGGCCTCAAAGCGCATCTGCATCAACCGCTCGCTCTGGCTGAAGCCCTGGTTCACCCGCCTGAGCCGGACGATGAAGATCGCGAGCACGACTACGACGGACAGCACGGTCAGCGGACCACGGTAGTAGGGCGGTCCCCAGCCGAGGAAGATCACCGGCCACCAAAGGACGATGATCAGGATCATGGCGATTGTCTCGACCCACTCGGTGCGGCTCATCGCGAACACCCACTGTCTGTGGAAGGCGCTGTATGGGCTGTTGCCTCCATATTAGGCGACAACCTGTCCGGCGTCAACGCTGGGCGAGAGTGCCCCGGTCCGACCCGTTAGGGGCAGGGGAGTGCAGCGGCACAGGGAGGCAGAAGGAGTGATTTGTGAACCTTTGTCGCAATCGTTAGCCTAAATTGAGCGGCGTTGTGATAGTGCGGGGGCTGAGTAGGGTATAATCCGAGTGCGATTGGGTGTTTCGCTTCAGAGGGCCAAGACCGCACGCAGTTGTACGGGGCGCCGGGACCTGGGAGTCCGCTAGAAGGGGGAGTGGCAGGAGTGCTACGGACGATGTCTCGACTGATTATCCCGACGGACCTGGTTACACCCGCGACCCTCGTGGCTGCCTTTCTGTTGCTGGGAGGCGTGGGCCTGCTTGGTCGTGCGGTACATACCCCAGTCGGGCTGTTGGGGGGCGTGTTTGTGGTAGCCCTCGTGGGTCTAGGGCTGGTGTGGGCCCGGGCCAGAACGAGGTACCAGTGCCTGCACGAAGGCAGGTGTCCCTACCCCCTGTGTAACGGCGTCGTCCAGCATAGCAGCCGTGTGTCGCACGGGCACGTGCTGTGTCCCACTTGCGGACGTGCGTGGCCGGACATCAAGGGGATCCACTTCAGGATCACGCACAAGGCGTAACGTCGGACCGTTGCGTGGTACCTGGGGCGACCGGCGACAGAGGCAGCTCTTGGTGCAGAGGGCGACTGCCCACACGGAGTCGCCCTCTGCCGCGTCTCAGGGACTGGTTGCAGGCCCCGCTGGTACACCGGTAGGAGAACCGCGCAACCCCTCGGGGGACCGTGCTCACTGAGGAGGTGTGGTAGTCGCCGGACCGATGCTCCAGCCCAGCAGTTGCATGACACCGTTGGCCACCGGTCGCAGGGCTTCGCCGCTCGCGGCCACGTAGAGCTTCCCCTTGTCTTCCTGCTCGATGGCGAGAACCGCCCGGGCGGTCCCATCGGGCTTCCATCGGCAGTGCCCCGAATAGCCGGCCAGAGACGCTGTAGGCTGGGAGCTTGCCTTCCTCGTCAGGGGAACCGTGAAGACCTCGAGTTTCTGCACACCCTCCTGCTCCGTTTTGCCCTCCAGGCCTCGCACCACCAACAACTCGCCGTCGGTTCGCAGGTCGTAGGCCAGAACGAGTCCGGGCACTACCGTCTCGGGCTGGCCTTCGGGCGTGCACTTGGCCAGGCCGACCACCGGTCCGCCTTCGGCGTTCGTGGCATCGTAGACCACGCAGGAGCTGTCCTGCAGCCAGTACAGCGGCCACCAGGCGGAGGTGACGTCGATCCGTTTGCTGCTTCCATCGGGGCTGACAAAGCACAAGGCGCCACCCTCATAGGCGTGCAGGAAGGCGATCCAGCGGCCGTCGGGTGACCAGACCGGGTGCGAGGCGGCGAAGACATCGCCCTCCGGATCACCCGAAGGAGGCACCAGCATCTTGGCCGCGCCGCTCGTGGTGTCGAGCAGCCACAGGCCCTTGTCCTCGTCCTTGGGGCCTCTGGTCCCGTAAGCGATGGTGCGATCGTCGGGCGACCAGGCCGGCTCGGTGGCGATACCGTTGCTGGTGACCTGGCGAGTGCTCGCGTCCGGCCGGGCAAGGTAGAGGTTGCCGGAGACGGTGTAGGCCAACCGCGCTCCATCGTGGGACCAGGCTAAGGAGTTCGGATGGGTCTCTTCGGGTAGTGGAATCTGCTTATCAGGGGGCGCGATCGGTGCGGTCAGATCGACGACCGTGAGCTTGCCCTGCGAGAGGATTGCGAGAAGCTTCCCCTCGGGAGACACCTCGGCGCAGAGGGTCTCTGGGCTTGTGAGCACAGCTAACTGGACCGGTGCTCCGCCCCTGGCGTCCACCCAGCACAGGCGATCCGCCGTGGCGTAGACCAGACCCCAGTCGGCCGAGTGGTTCGGTGCTGCGGTTGGTGCAGGAGAGGGAGTTGCCTGTGTGGGGCTGGACGGTGTCGCCGACGGCGGGCACCCGGTCAGGAGTGTGAACGCGACCAGAAGGCCCGCCACCAAGAGTGCGCATCGAAGCACCGGAATCAGGACAACCACTTGCGGCACCCCCAGAGGTCCAGACCAGGCCTTCAGTCTGTGCGTCGCTGCAACTGCAGGAGCCGTAGCGCAGCGTTAGGCTTGGGTAAGGTCGGGCTCGTCGGCGGCGACGGTCTCCTCTGCTTCCGGGGTCTCCTCGCCGCGCTCGTGAAGGCGTTCCTTCACCGTTGCCACAACTTCGCCGGTCTTCTCGCGAGCCTTGTCCCAGGCATCCTTGGCCTTGTCGCCCAGTTCGGCCCGCGTCTCAGTTCCTGGTTTCGGCGCCAGCAGCAAGGCCACAAGAGCTCCTACGGCGGCCCCGATAGCACCGGCGACGATGACCGTTCCCAGGTCGGAGCCCCTATCGCTAGCCATTCCCGACACCTCCTGATTCGTGTGCAAGAGCAGTTCGCCTTGGTACTTCGGTGCGGGCCCGGCTTCTCCTGCCTGGCTCCTGAGCGTGCCCCTGGCCGCTACTTCACACGCAACTGAGCGAAGCGGCGCTTGCCGACATTGAGCACGTCGCCGTCATGGATCTCGACCTGCGCCATCTCGTCGGAGATGACCGCATCATTCAGCCGCACTCCGCCCTGACGCACGAGGCGCCGGGCTTCTCCCTTGGTCGGTGCCAGGCCGGTGACCACGGCTGCCTGCACGATCCACATATGGCCGTCCTCCAGTTCCTCCGACACGTCTACCTGAGCTATATCGGTCGGGACCTGCTTCGCGGCAAAGACGTGGTCGAACTCGTCACTGGCAGCCTGGGCAGCGGCGTCGTCGTAGTACATGCCGACGATGGCCCGGCCCAGTTCGGCCTTGAGGTTGCGCGGGTTGACAGCGCCGGAGGCCATGGCTTCCCGCATCTCCTGGACTTCTTGCTCTTCCTTGCCGAGGAGCAGCCGGAAGTACTGCGGCATGGTCTCATCCGGGATTGACATGAGCTTGCCGAACATGTCGTTGGGCTCATCGGTGATTCCGACGTAGTTGCCCAGGGACTTGCTCATCTTGACGTGACCATCGAGGCCGACCAGGAGCGGCCAGGTCATCACGCACTGGGGAGTCTTGCCATAGGCGCGCATGATGTCACGGGCAACGAGGAAGTTGAAGAGCTGGTCTGTGCCGCCGATCTCGATATCGGAGTCGATGGCAACCGAATCGTAGGCCTGCACGAGCGGGTACATGAGCTCCAGCATGGAGATCGGCACTTCGTCGCGCATCCGCAGGGCGAAGTCGTCACGCTCAAGCATGCGGGCGACGGTGTAGTGCGAGGCCAGGGCGAGGAACTCAGCGGTGGTCATCTTGCTGAACCACTCGCTGTTGTAGTGGACCTCGCACTTGTCGACGTCGAGGATCTTGCCCAGTTGCTCGGCGTAGGTCCTGGCGTTGGCCTCGACCTGCTCTCGAGTCAGCATGGGGCGGGTCTTGGACTTGCCGCTGGGGTCGCCGATCATCCCGGTGAAGTCGCCGATGATGAAGACGACGGTGTGGCCGAGGTCCTGGAACTGCCGCAGGCGCCACAGCGGAACGCTGTGACCCAGGTGCAAGTCCGGGGCACTGGGGTCGGCGCCGTACTTGATTCGGAGGGGACGTCCCTCTTTGAGCTTCTCGAGCAGCTCTTCCTGTGAGTGCAGGTCGACGCAGCTACGCGCCAGTATCTCTAGTTGGGCTTCCGGTGTCATGTTGGGTCTCCTCAGGTTCCCTTGCCGCAGGCTTGGCCGTGTACCTTGCCACGGCTGGTGGAAGGCCGGCAGCGAAAGACGCCGCCGATAGGGTAGCCCTGCACCCGCTGAGAGCAGGTGACAGACTCAGGGCACGAACACGGGACGGCGCTGCAGCCTTGCGGCAGGCCACAGCGCCCGTCAATAAACGTATCGGTTTGTCCCGGTCAGTGCCATGTCCCTCATGGGCGACGTCTTGTCCAGTCTGGTGCAGGGCGTCCGAGCCCCCGTGGGGTACCTGCCGCTTGTGGGCTGCGGACGCTGCGTGATCCGTCGGTTACTGTATGAGTATCTTGGCCAGGACCGGCTGAGCGCTCGTCCAGGCTTTACACATTCTCAGGTAGGTGTCGACGACTACGTCCGTCGGCAGGCCGGTCTTCAGAATGTTGAGCTCCCAGCGCATCGAGACCTCGTCGTCGTTATCTATGTACAGGCGGCAGAAGTCGCTGGTATTGTTGAGCTTGTTCATGGCCTCGAGGACCTGCGGACGCCTGTCGGCAGGCACCTTCATCTGCGAGAGCACGGCCAGGACGACTGCACGCTCGGTGATCTTGCCGTCCTTGTCTGTCGCCGAGGCTGCGGACTTGAGCATCATGAGGTACTCAGGGACGTTCTCCGCCTTCTCCCGGGCCAGCAGCGTCAGGTCCTTGTCGTCGCCCTCAACGACGGTCAGGGACACCTCATAGGCGGCCTTGAAGTAGCGGGCAAGAGTCTCTTCGGTCGTGCGGTTGTCCTGCGCGACGGTGAGCATGTCGTCGGCGGCCTGGGCCCCAAACTGCGGAAGTGCAAGGGCCAGGGCGAAGAGCGTGGCGGCAAGGACGGTGCGAAGCTGCATGTGGTGCTTCTCCTCGTCGGCCGTGCACTGAGTGCCGGACCGTGGGTTCCTGGCCTGGACGCGACCGCAACGCATGCAGACCTCATGCTCGCTACGTCGTCGACTCTGGGCCGGGGCCAGAGCCACGCCGCTATCATACCCGATTGTGCGGCCTCCTGAACAGACCCGTCGGGTGTGGACTCCACCAGAGAGCCAGCCTCGCACTACCTGCCGGCCTTCATCTCCTCAGCGGTCTCGATGACCAGGTCGGCCATTCGCACAACCTGCTCCTCGGTCAGCGGGTACAGCGGCAGGTGGGTGAAACGGTGGTTGAAGACCTCCTCAGCCACCGGGCAAGAGCTCGCGATGGCCTCGATGTCGTACCCGAGGGACCTGCAAAGGTCGAACTTGTACATGGGCGCGAAGTGGGGGATGTTGGTGACACCCTTGGCCGACAGCCGCGCCTTGAACTCCTGCACATCGGCACCCAGGACGTCTGGTTCGATCTGCAGGAGGTACAGGTGCCAGGTGGGGGAGATGTCGTCGCTGTCGCCCGGCGGGGTCACCAGGCCCTCGACCTCGGCGAAACGCTGGTTCAGGTACTCCGCTACACCTCGCCGCCGGGCGATGATCTGCTCGATGCGGCCAAGCTGGCAGAGCAGGCACACGGCCTGGATCTCGGTTGAGCTGTAGTTGCCGGTGGCGAAGGGACCGGACTTGCCCGGCAGAGCGACCACGTCATAGAGCCAGTTCTCGATCTGGCGGCTCAGGTCGAGGCCGAGGAACCGCGCCTTCTTGAGGTTCTCGCCCCAGTGGAGGTCGGTGCACAGGATGCCCCCTTCGCCGAAGGCCGTCACGTTCTTGACCTCGTGGAAGCTGAAGGCGCCGAAGTCGCCGAGAGTCCCGATGGCGCGGCCCTTGTAGCGACCACCGAAGGCATGGGCGGCGTCCTCGATGACCAGGACATCGCGCTCGCGGGCGATCTCCATGATCGGGTCCATGTCGACGGGGTAGCCGCCGATGTGTACGGGGATGATGACCTTCGTGCGGTCGGTGACCTTCCGCGCGACGTCGGCGGGATCCATGTTGATCGTGCGGGGATCGAGGTCGGCGAAGACAACCTTGGCCCCGATCTCCAGGGGGTAGGCGATGGTGGCGATGAAGCTGATCGCCGGAGCGATGACCTCGTCGCCAGGCCCCAGATTCGCATACCGATAGGCGATCTCAAAGCCGTGGGTGGCGTTGGTCACGAAGGAAGTGTAGCGGGCTCCCAGCATCCTGGCGGTCTCTGCCTCGACCTGTGCGACCTTGTCGCCAAGGCTCAGTTTGGTCGCCGGCGCCGCGACCTGCCACAGTGCATCGACAGCCTGCTCAAGGGTTGCGAGACGCTCCTCGTATGCGCTCTCCTGCCCCGGCTGCGGGCGGGCGAGGAACCGCAGTATGCTCTTGGCCTCACAGGCACCGAGGTGCTCACCGACGGCGGCCCAGGGGATCTGGGCTGCTCCGGTAGAGTACCGAAAGTCTCCGGCGGGCTGCTGCTTGTCTGGCATTGGCTTACCTCCTCGGGACTTGGGGGCAACCCTGTCGCATGGCGACCGGCGTTTGCCGCAAAGGCTAGGAACCTGCTATCATCTTCTTCGCGACTGATGAGAACGCCTGCCTCGGTGGCGACGGGGCGCTTGTGATTGCCCCTACCGCCGGGCGAGAGGTTTGCCCATGGATGCGATGACCGAACAGGAGCAGGAAGCGTATCTTCAGCGTCTCGGGGTACTGGTGAAGCCCGCGGGCCCCGATTGCAACCTTCGCTGTGAGTACTGCTTCTACCGCCCGAAGCTGTCCCTGTACCCGAACAGCCGTCGGCATCAGATGAGCCGCGAAGTGATGCACAGGTTTGTCGGCGATTACATGCAGATGGCGGGCACGAACCCTTCCTTCGGCTGGCAAGGGGGAGAGCCGACGACCCTTGGCCTGAACTTCTTCCGCCGTGTTGTGGCGGTTCAGATGCAGAAGGCGAAGCCGGGGCAGGCCATTGCCAACGGCTTCCAGACCAACGGGGTGCTGCTCGACGCCGACTGGGCGCGGTTCCTG
Above is a window of Armatimonadia bacterium DNA encoding:
- the mutM gene encoding bifunctional DNA-formamidopyrimidine glycosylase/DNA-(apurinic or apyrimidinic site) lyase, whose amino-acid sequence is MPELPEVETVRQDLRRLVLNQTVTEVQVRCPAMLVRTSPEELQEALVGTMLVEIGRQGKALILRFSSGYSLLVHFRMTGQLYPVGPEADLPEHTRTVLVLGDGRRLLHVDVRRLGTLELVPTEMEAQAATLTGLGPDALEAPPKPRELLRALGRRRISVKQFLLDQSYRAGVGNIYASEILARARIAPGLSCCRLTEVQVRALLKATHAVLAEAVEARGTTISDYRTGTGDVGSFQHHLRVYGREGQACTRPGCPGIIERIVQAQRSTYYCPVCQGIHQAGPPAPGKRDESGEERP
- a CDS encoding DEAD/DEAH box helicase; protein product: MDVTRFLNATRHSRHYQGQIVRVENLAPREATYGELSSPLPEALHQVLAQDDIEQLYTHQVDAVEAAHRGEHLVVVTSTASGKTLCYNIPVLETLLQEPKAKALYLFPTKALAQDQLKTLKRYRSLAPDLPLEAGTYDGDTPQEARRLLRDEANVILTNPDMLHSGILPHHPRWAHFFGSLRFVVIDEVHSYRGVFGSHVANVVRRLRRICRHYGADPQFICCSATIGNPAEHASGITGLPMTLVDKDGSPKGAKRFVLWNPPYLDESKLGRRSANVEAQYLMCDLIERYHAQVIAFVRARTTAEILYRYVQDELDKRSHRLRDTVRAYRGGYLPSERREIEQRLFNGELLGVTTTNALELGIDIGSLDACVMVGYPGTIASAWQQAGRAGRKQADSLAILIAREDPIDQYLMRKPGYFFEQPHEQAIIDPQNPYILYGHVRCGTQELPMTGDDAELFGDQLGGVMQLLFEMGEVQEIRGRWHWRGPRYPAGDVNLRVFSDHNYVIQDLDTGKVIGELDEWGAFTQLHTEAVYMHDGETYFVNELNLTERIAYVRRRELDYFTMSVDRTEVQLQDLPEEPPQKREWRISEVGSGPARVTNLVYMFRKIKFYESDSIGFGTLDLPPLTLDTIAFWLAPPRHALQKVREYGRRPEDGLLGIANAMTGVLPAHVMCDPSDVGSVVDSGNLGTPAIFIYDRYPEGVGFSEKTYEIVEDVARSALELIHECGCEEGCPSCVGSPLPHFEPQGADIDTRGKIPDKEAALCILHDLLQLEPYEPKPPGEMYARRLAQATSGLPAGAETAATTPPTPLELKSLPESVEAKLRRRIRQLRKEGQ
- a CDS encoding YtxH domain-containing protein; the encoded protein is MASDRGSDLGTVIVAGAIGAAVGALVALLLAPKPGTETRAELGDKAKDAWDKAREKTGEVVATVKERLHERGEETPEAEETVAADEPDLTQA
- the tyrS gene encoding tyrosine--tRNA ligase, with product MTPEAQLEILARSCVDLHSQEELLEKLKEGRPLRIKYGADPSAPDLHLGHSVPLWRLRQFQDLGHTVVFIIGDFTGMIGDPSGKSKTRPMLTREQVEANARTYAEQLGKILDVDKCEVHYNSEWFSKMTTAEFLALASHYTVARMLERDDFALRMRDEVPISMLELMYPLVQAYDSVAIDSDIEIGGTDQLFNFLVARDIMRAYGKTPQCVMTWPLLVGLDGHVKMSKSLGNYVGITDEPNDMFGKLMSIPDETMPQYFRLLLGKEEQEVQEMREAMASGAVNPRNLKAELGRAIVGMYYDDAAAQAASDEFDHVFAAKQVPTDIAQVDVSEELEDGHMWIVQAAVVTGLAPTKGEARRLVRQGGVRLNDAVISDEMAQVEIHDGDVLNVGKRRFAQLRVK
- a CDS encoding YbjN domain-containing protein, which translates into the protein MQLRTVLAATLFALALALPQFGAQAADDMLTVAQDNRTTEETLARYFKAAYEVSLTVVEGDDKDLTLLAREKAENVPEYLMMLKSAASATDKDGKITERAVVLAVLSQMKVPADRRPQVLEAMNKLNNTSDFCRLYIDNDDEVSMRWELNILKTGLPTDVVVDTYLRMCKAWTSAQPVLAKILIQ
- a CDS encoding DegT/DnrJ/EryC1/StrS family aminotransferase, encoding MPDKQQPAGDFRYSTGAAQIPWAAVGEHLGACEAKSILRFLARPQPGQESAYEERLATLEQAVDALWQVAAPATKLSLGDKVAQVEAETARMLGARYTSFVTNATHGFEIAYRYANLGPGDEVIAPAISFIATIAYPLEIGAKVVFADLDPRTINMDPADVARKVTDRTKVIIPVHIGGYPVDMDPIMEIARERDVLVIEDAAHAFGGRYKGRAIGTLGDFGAFSFHEVKNVTAFGEGGILCTDLHWGENLKKARFLGLDLSRQIENWLYDVVALPGKSGPFATGNYSSTEIQAVCLLCQLGRIEQIIARRRGVAEYLNQRFAEVEGLVTPPGDSDDISPTWHLYLLQIEPDVLGADVQEFKARLSAKGVTNIPHFAPMYKFDLCRSLGYDIEAIASSCPVAEEVFNHRFTHLPLYPLTEEQVVRMADLVIETAEEMKAGR